From Harpia harpyja isolate bHarHar1 chromosome 19, bHarHar1 primary haplotype, whole genome shotgun sequence, one genomic window encodes:
- the GAPVD1 gene encoding GTPase-activating protein and VPS9 domain-containing protein 1 isoform X5: protein MVKLDIHTLAHHLKQERLYVNSEKQLIQRLNADVLKTAEKLYRTAWISKQQRINLDRLIITSAEASPAECCQHAKILEDTQFVDGYKQLGFQETAYGEFLNRLRENPRLIASCLVAGEKLNQDNTQSVIHTVFTSIYGNCIMQEDESYLLQVLRYLIEFELKESDNPRRLLRRGTCAFSILFKLFSEGLFSAKLFLTATLHEPIMQLLVEDEDHLETDPNKLIERFSPVQQEKLFGEKGTEKFKQRVQEMVDSNEAKLVTLVNKFIGYLKQNTYCFPHSLRWIVSQMYKTLSCVDRLEVGEVRAMCTDLLLACFICPAIVNPEQYGIISDAPINEVARFNLMQVGRLLQQLAMTGSEEGDPRMKSNLAKFDKSCVAAFLDVVIDGRAVETPPMSSVNLLEGLSRTVVYMTYSQLTTLVGFMRNVMSSDQLKEDRMALENLLANLPQNKPGKSSSLEMTPYNTPQLSPATTPANKKNRLPIGQQLAAITAWDTSATNLSAHITLVTPFATRSRSRSNILMDQHGDHEGSSQETIPEVQPEEVLVISLGTGPQITPGMMSENEVLNMQLADGAQGDVPVDENKLHGKPDKTLRFSLCSDNLEGISEGPSNRSNSVSSLDLEGESVSELGAGPSGSNGVEALQLLEHEQATTQDNLDDKLRKFEIRDMMGLTDDRDISETVSETWSTDVLGSDFDPNIDEDRLQEIAGAAAENMLGSLLCLPGSGSVLLDPCTGSTISETTSEAWSVEVLPSDSEAPDLKQEERLQELESCSGLGSTSDDTDVREVSSRPSTPGLSVVSGISATSEDIPNKIEDLRSECSSDFGGKDSVTSPDMDETAHGASQLTSPPSQTDSLLALFDPLSSNEGASAVVRPKVHYARPSHPPPDPPILEGAMGGNEARLPNFGFHTLIPTDLEAFKQRHSYPERLVRSRSSDIVSSVRRPMSDPGWNRRPGNEERELPMPTTNAGAAVLVAASQSSSSSPSKDSSRGEIEERKDSDDEKSDRNKPWWRKRFVSAMPKAPIPFRKKEKQEKDKDDMVPDRYSTLQDDPSPRLSAQAQAAEDILDKYRNAIKRTSPSEGAIVNYDGAEAIGDGESMHDSPRDEALQNMSADDLPDSASQVAQPQSSAFSYRDAKKKLRLALCSADSVAFPMLTHSTRNGLPDHTDPEDNEIVCFLKVQLAEAINLQDKNLMAQLQETMRCVSRFDNRTCRKLLASIAEDYRKRAPYIAYLTRCRQGLQTTQAHLERLLQRVLRDKEVANRYFTTVCVRLLLESKEKKIREFIQDFQKLTAADDKTAQVEDFLQFLYGAMAQDAIWQNASEEQLQDAQLAIERSVMNRIFKLAFYPNQDGDILRDQVLHEHIQRLSKVVTANHKALQIPEVYLREAPWPSAQSEIRTISAYKTPRDKVQCILRMCSTIMNLLSLANEDSVPGADDFVPVLVFVLIKANPPCLLSTVQYISSFYANCLSGEESYWWMQFTAAVEFIKTIDDRK, encoded by the exons ATGGTGAAGCTGGATATACACACGCTAGCTCATCACCTCAAGCAGGAACGGCTGTATGTAAATTCAGAAAAGCAACTTATTCAGAGGCTCAATGCAGATGTATTGAAGACAGCTGAAAAGCTGTACCGCACAGCATGGATTTCCAAGCAGCAAAGGATTAACTTGGACAGACTGATCATAACAAG TGCTGAAGCTTCTCCTGCTGAATGTTGCCAGCATGCTAAAATCCTGGAGGACACACAGTTTGTAGATGGATATAAGCAGTTGGGATTTCAGGAGACTGCTTATGGAGAATTCCTAAACAGATTGAGAGAGAACCCTAGGCTTATTGCATCCTGTCTGGTTGCTGGAGAGAAGCTCAACCAGGACAACACTCAGAGTGTCATTCACACAGTCTTTACCTCCATTTATGGCAACTGCATCATGCAGGAGGATGAGAGCTACCTCCTCCAGGTCCTTCGTTACTTGATTGAATTTGAACTCAAGGAAAGCGACAACCCTAGGCGGCTGTTGAGACGAGGCACCTGTGCATTCAGCATCTTATTCAAACTTTTCTCTGAAGGACTCTTTTCTGCAAAACTTTTTCTTACTGCAACTTTACATGAGCCAATCATGCAGCTTCTGGTTGAAGATGAAGACCACTTGGAAACTGATCCAAACAAGTTAATTGAGAGATTCTCCCCAGTACAACAGGAAAAGTTATTTGGAGAGAAAGGCACAGAAAAGTTCAAGCAAAGAGTCCAAGAGATGGTTGACTCCAATGAGGCCAAGCTGGTGACCTTGGTGAACAAATTCATTGGCTATCTCAAACAAAACACTTACTGTTTTCCTCACAGCTTGAGATGGATTGTGTCACAAATGTACAAAACGCTCTCGTGTGTAGACAGGCTGGAGGTTGGGGAGGTCAGAGCAATGTGCACAGATCTTCTTCTAGCGTGTTTCATCTGTCCTGCAATTGTTAACCCAGAACAGTATGGGATCATTTCTGATGCTCCTATAAATGAGGTGGCAAGATTTAATCTGATGCAG GTTGGGAGACTTCTGCAGCAATTGGCAATGACGGGTTCTGAAGAGGGAGATCCACGCATGAAGAGTAACCTTGCTAAATTTGACAAA AGCTGTGTTGCTGCTTTCCTGGATGTAGTAATCGATGGGCGTGCTGTTGAAACTCCTCCAATGTCTTCTGTTAACCTTCTGGAGGGGTTGAGTAGAACAGTGGTTTACATGACATACAGCCAGCTAACTACTCTG GTTGGCTTTATGCGGAATGTAATGTCAAGCGATCAACTTAAGGAAGATCGGATGGCTTTGGAAAACTTGCTGGCAAACTTACCCCAGAACAAACCggggaaaagcagcagcctggaaaTGACTCCATATAATACCCCACAACTTTCTCCTGCAACTACTCCAGCTAACAAAAAAAATCGATTACCGATAG GACAGCAATTGGCAGCCATTACTGCCTGGGATACTTCTGCTACCAATCTTTCAGCTCATATAACTCTAGTAACCCCTTTTG cAACTCGTAGCAGAAGTAGATCAAATATTCTAATGGATCAGCATGGAGATCATGAAGGATCCTCCCAGGAGACTATCCCAGAAGTTCAGCCGGAAGAAGTGCTGGTGATTTCTTTGGGGACAGGTCCACAGATTACTCCAGGAATGATGTCAGAAAATGAG GTCTTAAATATGCAGCTTGCAGATGGCGCACAAGGAGATGTCCCTGTTGATGAAAACAAACTCCATGGTAAACCTGATAAAACCTTGCGCTTTTCCCTCTGCAGTGATAATCTGGAAGGAATATCTGAAG GTCCTTCAAATCGCTCCAACTCTGTGTCATCTTTGGATTTAGAAGGGGAGTCTGTGTCAGAGCTTGGCGCAGGCCCCTCTGGGAGCAATGGTGTTGAAGCTCTGCAGCTGTTAGAGCATGAACAAG ccACAACTCAGGACAATCTTGATGACAAGCTCCGTAAATTCGAAATCCGTGATATGATGGGGTTGACTGATGACAGAGATATATCAGAAACTGTGAGTGAAACATGGAGTACAGATGTCTTGGGAAGTGACTTCGATCCAAACATCGATGAAGATCGCTTGCAAGAAATAGCAG GTGCAGCTGCAGAGAACATGCTAGGCAGCTTGCTGTGTTTACCAGGCTCAGGATCCGTGTTGCTTGATCCCTGCACAGGTTCAACCATATCAGAAACCACAAGTGAGGCATGGAGTGTGGAAGTATTACCAAGTGATTCAG AGGCCCCAGACTTAAAACAGGAGGAAAGACTACAAGAACTGGAAAGCTGTTCTGGGCTGGGTAGCACGTCTGATGACACAGATGTAAGGGAGGTCAGTTCTCGACCCAGTACACCAGGCCTCAGTGTTGTATCAG GTATTAGTGCAACATCTGAAGATATTCCTAATAAGATTGAGGATCTCAGGTCTGAATGTAGCTCTGACTTCGGGGGAAAAGATTCCGTGACAAGTCCTGACATGGATGAAACAGCCCACG GAGCCAGTCAGTTGACATCTCCCCCTTCTCAGACAGATTCTTTGCTTGCATTGTTCGACCCTCTCTCATCAAATGAGG GTGCATCAGCTGTAGTAAGGCCTAAAGTACACTATGCAAGACCCTCTCATCCACCACCAGATCCACCGATCTTGGAAGGAGCTATGGGAGGTAATGAGGCCCGATTACCAAACTTTGGGTTTCACACTTTAATTCCAACTGATTTAGAAGCATTCAAGCAGAGGCATTCTTATCCAGAGAGGCTAGTCCGCAGTAGGAGTTCAGATATAGTATCGTCAGTTCGGAGACCTATGAGTGATCCTGGGTGGAACAGACGTCCTGGTAATGAGGAGAGGGAGCTTCCTATGCCGACCACGAACGCTGGAGCAGCTGTTCTGGTAGCTGCATCTCAGTCATCGTCTTCGTCTCCCAGTAAAGACTCCTCTAGGGGAGAG ATTGAAGAACGAAAAGACAGTGATGATGAGAAGTCTGACAGAAACAAGCCCTGGTGGAGGAAACGTTTTGTGTCTGCTATGCCCAAAG CTCCTATTccatttagaaagaaagaaaaacaagaaaaagacaaagatgaCATGGTGCCTGACAGATATTCAACACTTCAAG ATGATCCCAGCCCAAGGCTCAGTGCACAGGCACAAGCTGCAGAGGACATTCTGGACAAATACAGGAATGCAATTAAGCGAACCAGTCCTAGTGAAGGAGCCATAGTGAACTATGACGGTGCAG aGGCTATTGGGGATGGTGAGAGTATGCATGACTCTCCACGTGATGAGGCTTTGCAAAACATGTCTGCAGATGATCTCCCAGACTCTGCAAGTCAAGTAGCACAGCCACAAAGTTCTGCTTTCTCCTATAG ggATGCAAAGAAGAAATTGAGATTGGCTCTTTGTTCAGCAGATTCTGTTGCCTTCCCAATGTTGACACATTCAACAAGGAATGGTCTGCCAGACCACACAGACCCTGAAG ATAATGAAATTGTGTGCTTCTTGAAAGTTCAGCTAGCTGAAGCTATTAACCTCCAAGACAAGAACTTGATGGCCCAGCTACAAGAGACAATGCGATGTGTAAGCCGCTTTGATAACAGGACCTGTCGAAAGCTGCTGGCATCTATTGCAGAGGACTATAG GAAAAGAGCTCCATATATCGCTTATTTAACTCGGTGTCGCCAAGGCCTGCAAACGACACAAGCGCACTTGGAAAGGCTGTTGCAAAGAGTTCTGCGAGATAAAGAAGTGGCCAATAGATACTTCACTACAGTATGTGTGAGATTACTGCtagagagcaaagaaaagaaaataagggaGTTTATTCAAG ATTTCCAGAAACTCACAGCAGCAGATGATAAAACAGCCCAAGTGGAGGATTTTCTTCAGTTCTTATATGGAGCAATGGCTCAGGATGCCATATGGCAGAATGCCAGTGAAGAACAGCTTCAGGATGCACAATTAGCTATAGAACGTAGTGTGATGAATCGTATTTTCAAACTTGCGTTCTACCCTAATCAGGATGGAGATATTTTGCGTGACCA ggTCCTTCATGAGCACATACAGAGGTTATCTAAAGTAGTGACTGCAAACCACAAAGCACTTCAGATACCTGAG gtaTATCTCCGGGAGGCACCATGGCCATCTGCACAGTCTGAAATCCGCACAATAAGCGCTTATAAAACCCCCCGAGACAAAGTACAGTGTATCCTGCGAATGTGTTCAACCATCATGAACCTGCTTAGTCTGGCAAATGAAGACTCAGTACCTGGGGCAGATGATTTTGTTCCTGTTCTGGTCTTTGTCCTCATAAAG GCAAATCCACCTTGCTTGCTGTCCACTGTTCAGTACATTAGTAGTTTCTATGCCAACTGTTTATCTGGAGAAGAATCATACTGGTGGATGCAGTTCACAGCAGCAGTTGAATTCATTAAAACTATTGATGATCGCAAGTAA
- the GAPVD1 gene encoding GTPase-activating protein and VPS9 domain-containing protein 1 isoform X2, which yields MVKLDIHTLAHHLKQERLYVNSEKQLIQRLNADVLKTAEKLYRTAWISKQQRINLDRLIITSAEASPAECCQHAKILEDTQFVDGYKQLGFQETAYGEFLNRLRENPRLIASCLVAGEKLNQDNTQSVIHTVFTSIYGNCIMQEDESYLLQVLRYLIEFELKESDNPRRLLRRGTCAFSILFKLFSEGLFSAKLFLTATLHEPIMQLLVEDEDHLETDPNKLIERFSPVQQEKLFGEKGTEKFKQRVQEMVDSNEAKLVTLVNKFIGYLKQNTYCFPHSLRWIVSQMYKTLSCVDRLEVGEVRAMCTDLLLACFICPAIVNPEQYGIISDAPINEVARFNLMQVGRLLQQLAMTGSEEGDPRMKSNLAKFDKSCVAAFLDVVIDGRAVETPPMSSVNLLEGLSRTVVYMTYSQLTTLVGFMRNVMSSDQLKEDRMALENLLANLPQNKPGKSSSLEMTPYNTPQLSPATTPANKKNRLPIGQQLAAITAWDTSATNLSAHITLVTPFATRSRSRSNILMDQHGDHEGSSQETIPEVQPEEVLVISLGTGPQITPGMMSENEVLNMQLADGAQGDVPVDENKLHGKPDKTLRFSLCSDNLEGISEGPSNRSNSVSSLDLEGESVSELGAGPSGSNGVEALQLLEHEQATTQDNLDDKLRKFEIRDMMGLTDDRDISETVSETWSTDVLGSDFDPNIDEDRLQEIAGSTISETTSEAWSVEVLPSDSEAPDLKQEERLQELESCSGLGSTSDDTDVREVSSRPSTPGLSVVSGISATSEDIPNKIEDLRSECSSDFGGKDSVTSPDMDETAHGASQLTSPPSQTDSLLALFDPLSSNEGASAVVRPKVHYARPSHPPPDPPILEGAMGGNEARLPNFGFHTLIPTDLEAFKQRHSYPERLVRSRSSDIVSSVRRPMSDPGWNRRPGNEERELPMPTTNAGAAVLVAASQSSSSSPSKDSSRGEIEERKDSDDEKSDRNKPWWRKRFVSAMPKAPIPFRKKEKQEKDKDDMVPDRYSTLQDDPSPRLSAQAQAAEDILDKYRNAIKRTSPSEGAIVNYDGAEAIGDGESMHDSPRDEALQNMSADDLPDSASQVAQPQSSAFSYRDAKKKLRLALCSADSVAFPMLTHSTRNGLPDHTDPEDNEIVCFLKVQLAEAINLQDKNLMAQLQETMRCVSRFDNRTCRKLLASIAEDYRKRAPYIAYLTRCRQGLQTTQAHLERLLQRVLRDKEVANRYFTTVCVRLLLESKEKKIREFIQDFQKLTAADDKTAQVEDFLQFLYGAMAQDAIWQNASEEQLQDAQLAIERSVMNRIFKLAFYPNQDGDILRDQVLHEHIQRLSKVVTANHKALQIPEVYLREAPWPSAQSEIRTISAYKTPRDKVQCILRMCSTIMNLLSLANEDSVPGADDFVPVLVFVLIKANPPCLLSTVQYISSFYANCLSGEESYWWMQFTAAVEFIKTIDDRK from the exons ATGGTGAAGCTGGATATACACACGCTAGCTCATCACCTCAAGCAGGAACGGCTGTATGTAAATTCAGAAAAGCAACTTATTCAGAGGCTCAATGCAGATGTATTGAAGACAGCTGAAAAGCTGTACCGCACAGCATGGATTTCCAAGCAGCAAAGGATTAACTTGGACAGACTGATCATAACAAG TGCTGAAGCTTCTCCTGCTGAATGTTGCCAGCATGCTAAAATCCTGGAGGACACACAGTTTGTAGATGGATATAAGCAGTTGGGATTTCAGGAGACTGCTTATGGAGAATTCCTAAACAGATTGAGAGAGAACCCTAGGCTTATTGCATCCTGTCTGGTTGCTGGAGAGAAGCTCAACCAGGACAACACTCAGAGTGTCATTCACACAGTCTTTACCTCCATTTATGGCAACTGCATCATGCAGGAGGATGAGAGCTACCTCCTCCAGGTCCTTCGTTACTTGATTGAATTTGAACTCAAGGAAAGCGACAACCCTAGGCGGCTGTTGAGACGAGGCACCTGTGCATTCAGCATCTTATTCAAACTTTTCTCTGAAGGACTCTTTTCTGCAAAACTTTTTCTTACTGCAACTTTACATGAGCCAATCATGCAGCTTCTGGTTGAAGATGAAGACCACTTGGAAACTGATCCAAACAAGTTAATTGAGAGATTCTCCCCAGTACAACAGGAAAAGTTATTTGGAGAGAAAGGCACAGAAAAGTTCAAGCAAAGAGTCCAAGAGATGGTTGACTCCAATGAGGCCAAGCTGGTGACCTTGGTGAACAAATTCATTGGCTATCTCAAACAAAACACTTACTGTTTTCCTCACAGCTTGAGATGGATTGTGTCACAAATGTACAAAACGCTCTCGTGTGTAGACAGGCTGGAGGTTGGGGAGGTCAGAGCAATGTGCACAGATCTTCTTCTAGCGTGTTTCATCTGTCCTGCAATTGTTAACCCAGAACAGTATGGGATCATTTCTGATGCTCCTATAAATGAGGTGGCAAGATTTAATCTGATGCAG GTTGGGAGACTTCTGCAGCAATTGGCAATGACGGGTTCTGAAGAGGGAGATCCACGCATGAAGAGTAACCTTGCTAAATTTGACAAA AGCTGTGTTGCTGCTTTCCTGGATGTAGTAATCGATGGGCGTGCTGTTGAAACTCCTCCAATGTCTTCTGTTAACCTTCTGGAGGGGTTGAGTAGAACAGTGGTTTACATGACATACAGCCAGCTAACTACTCTG GTTGGCTTTATGCGGAATGTAATGTCAAGCGATCAACTTAAGGAAGATCGGATGGCTTTGGAAAACTTGCTGGCAAACTTACCCCAGAACAAACCggggaaaagcagcagcctggaaaTGACTCCATATAATACCCCACAACTTTCTCCTGCAACTACTCCAGCTAACAAAAAAAATCGATTACCGATAG GACAGCAATTGGCAGCCATTACTGCCTGGGATACTTCTGCTACCAATCTTTCAGCTCATATAACTCTAGTAACCCCTTTTG cAACTCGTAGCAGAAGTAGATCAAATATTCTAATGGATCAGCATGGAGATCATGAAGGATCCTCCCAGGAGACTATCCCAGAAGTTCAGCCGGAAGAAGTGCTGGTGATTTCTTTGGGGACAGGTCCACAGATTACTCCAGGAATGATGTCAGAAAATGAG GTCTTAAATATGCAGCTTGCAGATGGCGCACAAGGAGATGTCCCTGTTGATGAAAACAAACTCCATGGTAAACCTGATAAAACCTTGCGCTTTTCCCTCTGCAGTGATAATCTGGAAGGAATATCTGAAG GTCCTTCAAATCGCTCCAACTCTGTGTCATCTTTGGATTTAGAAGGGGAGTCTGTGTCAGAGCTTGGCGCAGGCCCCTCTGGGAGCAATGGTGTTGAAGCTCTGCAGCTGTTAGAGCATGAACAAG ccACAACTCAGGACAATCTTGATGACAAGCTCCGTAAATTCGAAATCCGTGATATGATGGGGTTGACTGATGACAGAGATATATCAGAAACTGTGAGTGAAACATGGAGTACAGATGTCTTGGGAAGTGACTTCGATCCAAACATCGATGAAGATCGCTTGCAAGAAATAGCAG GTTCAACCATATCAGAAACCACAAGTGAGGCATGGAGTGTGGAAGTATTACCAAGTGATTCAG AGGCCCCAGACTTAAAACAGGAGGAAAGACTACAAGAACTGGAAAGCTGTTCTGGGCTGGGTAGCACGTCTGATGACACAGATGTAAGGGAGGTCAGTTCTCGACCCAGTACACCAGGCCTCAGTGTTGTATCAG GTATTAGTGCAACATCTGAAGATATTCCTAATAAGATTGAGGATCTCAGGTCTGAATGTAGCTCTGACTTCGGGGGAAAAGATTCCGTGACAAGTCCTGACATGGATGAAACAGCCCACG GAGCCAGTCAGTTGACATCTCCCCCTTCTCAGACAGATTCTTTGCTTGCATTGTTCGACCCTCTCTCATCAAATGAGG GTGCATCAGCTGTAGTAAGGCCTAAAGTACACTATGCAAGACCCTCTCATCCACCACCAGATCCACCGATCTTGGAAGGAGCTATGGGAGGTAATGAGGCCCGATTACCAAACTTTGGGTTTCACACTTTAATTCCAACTGATTTAGAAGCATTCAAGCAGAGGCATTCTTATCCAGAGAGGCTAGTCCGCAGTAGGAGTTCAGATATAGTATCGTCAGTTCGGAGACCTATGAGTGATCCTGGGTGGAACAGACGTCCTGGTAATGAGGAGAGGGAGCTTCCTATGCCGACCACGAACGCTGGAGCAGCTGTTCTGGTAGCTGCATCTCAGTCATCGTCTTCGTCTCCCAGTAAAGACTCCTCTAGGGGAGAG ATTGAAGAACGAAAAGACAGTGATGATGAGAAGTCTGACAGAAACAAGCCCTGGTGGAGGAAACGTTTTGTGTCTGCTATGCCCAAAG CTCCTATTccatttagaaagaaagaaaaacaagaaaaagacaaagatgaCATGGTGCCTGACAGATATTCAACACTTCAAG ATGATCCCAGCCCAAGGCTCAGTGCACAGGCACAAGCTGCAGAGGACATTCTGGACAAATACAGGAATGCAATTAAGCGAACCAGTCCTAGTGAAGGAGCCATAGTGAACTATGACGGTGCAG aGGCTATTGGGGATGGTGAGAGTATGCATGACTCTCCACGTGATGAGGCTTTGCAAAACATGTCTGCAGATGATCTCCCAGACTCTGCAAGTCAAGTAGCACAGCCACAAAGTTCTGCTTTCTCCTATAG ggATGCAAAGAAGAAATTGAGATTGGCTCTTTGTTCAGCAGATTCTGTTGCCTTCCCAATGTTGACACATTCAACAAGGAATGGTCTGCCAGACCACACAGACCCTGAAG ATAATGAAATTGTGTGCTTCTTGAAAGTTCAGCTAGCTGAAGCTATTAACCTCCAAGACAAGAACTTGATGGCCCAGCTACAAGAGACAATGCGATGTGTAAGCCGCTTTGATAACAGGACCTGTCGAAAGCTGCTGGCATCTATTGCAGAGGACTATAG GAAAAGAGCTCCATATATCGCTTATTTAACTCGGTGTCGCCAAGGCCTGCAAACGACACAAGCGCACTTGGAAAGGCTGTTGCAAAGAGTTCTGCGAGATAAAGAAGTGGCCAATAGATACTTCACTACAGTATGTGTGAGATTACTGCtagagagcaaagaaaagaaaataagggaGTTTATTCAAG ATTTCCAGAAACTCACAGCAGCAGATGATAAAACAGCCCAAGTGGAGGATTTTCTTCAGTTCTTATATGGAGCAATGGCTCAGGATGCCATATGGCAGAATGCCAGTGAAGAACAGCTTCAGGATGCACAATTAGCTATAGAACGTAGTGTGATGAATCGTATTTTCAAACTTGCGTTCTACCCTAATCAGGATGGAGATATTTTGCGTGACCA ggTCCTTCATGAGCACATACAGAGGTTATCTAAAGTAGTGACTGCAAACCACAAAGCACTTCAGATACCTGAG gtaTATCTCCGGGAGGCACCATGGCCATCTGCACAGTCTGAAATCCGCACAATAAGCGCTTATAAAACCCCCCGAGACAAAGTACAGTGTATCCTGCGAATGTGTTCAACCATCATGAACCTGCTTAGTCTGGCAAATGAAGACTCAGTACCTGGGGCAGATGATTTTGTTCCTGTTCTGGTCTTTGTCCTCATAAAG GCAAATCCACCTTGCTTGCTGTCCACTGTTCAGTACATTAGTAGTTTCTATGCCAACTGTTTATCTGGAGAAGAATCATACTGGTGGATGCAGTTCACAGCAGCAGTTGAATTCATTAAAACTATTGATGATCGCAAGTAA